Proteins encoded in a region of the Haloarcula sp. CBA1129 genome:
- a CDS encoding single-stranded DNA binding protein, whose amino-acid sequence MGAIEDIYEDLETDVPEEEFREAVEEKVEQMGGLADEETAAMLLAHELNENEVNAIADIEPGMDEVKFLAKVMAVGDLKTFERDDEDEDGRVINVEAADESGSVRLAFWDGQAVDIDEGQLEVGDVLRVKGRPKDGYNGLEVSVDKAEPDEDATIDVEPGAGSSIDALTMGQSDVTLRGLVLDTDTIRTFDRDDGSEGRVSNLTLGDETGRIRVTLWDDRADRAEELDAGAAVEIIDGYVRERDGSLELHVGDQGAVDEVEDDVAFEPDADQISEVELEETVDIAGVVRSADPKRTFDRDDGSEGQVRNVRIQDATGDIRVALWGDKADKDIAPGDEVLAADVEIQDGWQDDKEASASWNSTIVVLDDGADLATGGAGGGASAEATDAEHAGLSSFGDGGDDTEADTGGDGAAAVSAGTGDTSPDGGAQSAGQQVEFTGTVVQTGEPVVLDDGEQTMSVETGERVQLGQEITVRGELRDDRLHAEDVF is encoded by the coding sequence ATGGGTGCGATAGAGGACATTTACGAGGATCTAGAGACGGACGTCCCCGAGGAGGAGTTCCGCGAGGCCGTCGAGGAGAAGGTCGAGCAGATGGGCGGGCTCGCCGACGAGGAGACGGCCGCGATGCTGTTGGCCCACGAACTCAACGAGAACGAGGTCAACGCCATCGCCGATATCGAACCCGGGATGGACGAGGTGAAGTTCCTCGCCAAGGTGATGGCCGTCGGCGACCTGAAGACCTTCGAGCGCGACGACGAGGACGAAGACGGCCGGGTCATCAACGTCGAGGCCGCCGACGAGAGCGGCAGCGTCAGGCTCGCCTTCTGGGACGGGCAGGCCGTCGACATCGACGAGGGACAACTGGAGGTCGGCGACGTGCTCCGGGTCAAAGGTCGACCGAAGGACGGCTACAACGGGCTGGAGGTGTCCGTCGACAAGGCGGAGCCGGACGAGGACGCCACAATCGACGTGGAGCCGGGCGCTGGCTCGTCCATCGACGCGCTGACGATGGGCCAGTCTGACGTGACGCTTCGCGGGCTCGTCCTCGACACCGACACGATCCGGACCTTCGACCGCGACGACGGCAGCGAGGGCCGCGTCTCGAACCTCACCTTGGGCGATGAGACGGGGCGCATCCGGGTGACGCTGTGGGACGACCGGGCCGACCGCGCCGAAGAACTCGACGCGGGCGCGGCCGTGGAAATAATCGACGGCTACGTTCGGGAGCGGGACGGCTCGCTGGAACTCCACGTCGGCGATCAAGGGGCCGTTGACGAAGTGGAAGACGACGTCGCATTCGAGCCCGACGCCGACCAAATCTCGGAGGTCGAACTCGAAGAGACGGTCGACATTGCCGGCGTTGTCCGCTCAGCCGACCCCAAGCGGACGTTCGACCGGGACGACGGTAGCGAGGGACAGGTTCGCAACGTCCGAATACAGGACGCGACCGGCGACATCCGCGTTGCGCTGTGGGGCGACAAGGCGGACAAGGACATCGCACCGGGCGACGAGGTGCTCGCGGCCGACGTCGAAATTCAGGACGGCTGGCAGGACGACAAGGAGGCCTCGGCAAGCTGGAACTCCACGATTGTCGTGCTCGATGACGGCGCGGATCTGGCGACTGGTGGCGCAGGCGGGGGAGCCAGCGCCGAGGCGACCGACGCTGAACACGCCGGCCTGTCTTCCTTCGGCGACGGTGGGGACGACACGGAGGCGGACACCGGCGGTGACGGGGCGGCCGCCGTCAGTGCCGGCACCGGCGATACCTCTCCGGACGGTGGCGCACAGAGCGCCGGCCAGCAAGTGGAGTTCACCGGGACGGTCGTCCAGACCGGCGAACCCGTCGTGCTTGACGATGGCGAGCAGACGATGAGCGTCGAGACCGGCGAGCGCGTGCAGTTAGGGCAGGAGATAACGGTCCGTGGCGAACTCCGCGACGACCGGCTCCACGCTGAGGACGTGTTCTGA
- a CDS encoding alpha/beta fold hydrolase, with amino-acid sequence MNDDRRLWFVAAVSLLLIFSGSGLAWTVQTDAGSVEVRDVTFSGTNGTMMSGTLYIPEEASSASPQPGVLAVHGYINSKETQSPFAIEYARRGFVVLAIDQTGHGYSDPPAFKNGYGGPDSLEYLRSLDYVDNENIGLEGHSMGGWTVVTAAAAHPDGYESMVIEGSSTGSNRAPEGTESFPRNLAVVFSEYDEFSPLMWGTASASDVEQSEKLQTVFGTDSAVEGERTYGSVEDGTARRLYTPATTHPGDHFSTAAIGASIEWLQLTLEGEDEMDPSNQVWYWKSMGTFIALIGGVLSLFPAGGLLIERTSTDRLRREYPEGKGMTGGKRYAASLLAAAIPIVTYFPLQDAAPAIIGLSWLFPQQINNGVIVWALGNAVITAVLFAVWHYTSNADDPSVSLANYGLDTGDGARTVGVSILAGVATVAVLYLLEAVVAFLFQTDFRIWVFAIKLLSPAQFRIGLSYLLPLFAFFVVLGALLHGQLRPEGESRSLRRAMATNWLLVVGGFVVLLAVQYIPLLTGQPLPLGHPLLTILALQFVALLSIVAFVSTYFFRKTGRVWVGATINAVLVTWVIVAGTATQFPV; translated from the coding sequence ATGAACGATGATAGACGACTGTGGTTCGTAGCTGCAGTGTCGCTACTCCTGATATTCAGCGGGAGCGGACTTGCATGGACAGTACAAACAGACGCCGGTTCCGTCGAGGTTCGCGACGTGACATTCTCTGGGACCAACGGGACGATGATGAGCGGGACGTTGTACATCCCTGAGGAGGCGAGCAGCGCTTCGCCACAGCCGGGGGTGTTGGCCGTCCACGGGTATATCAATTCGAAGGAGACGCAGTCGCCGTTCGCCATCGAGTACGCGAGACGGGGCTTCGTCGTCTTGGCAATCGACCAGACGGGCCACGGCTACTCGGATCCGCCGGCGTTCAAGAACGGCTACGGCGGCCCCGACAGTCTCGAATACCTTCGGTCACTGGACTACGTCGACAACGAAAACATCGGCCTTGAGGGGCACTCGATGGGCGGTTGGACCGTCGTCACGGCGGCCGCGGCCCACCCGGACGGGTACGAATCGATGGTCATCGAGGGCTCTTCGACGGGATCGAACCGCGCTCCCGAAGGCACTGAGTCGTTCCCACGGAATCTCGCCGTCGTGTTCAGCGAGTACGACGAGTTCTCCCCGCTGATGTGGGGGACGGCGAGTGCGTCCGATGTCGAGCAGAGCGAAAAGCTTCAGACGGTGTTCGGCACGGACAGCGCCGTCGAGGGGGAGCGCACCTACGGCAGCGTTGAGGATGGGACCGCACGGCGGCTGTACACGCCGGCAACGACCCACCCCGGCGACCACTTCTCGACCGCAGCCATCGGCGCGTCAATCGAATGGCTCCAGCTAACGCTTGAGGGCGAGGACGAGATGGACCCCAGCAATCAGGTCTGGTACTGGAAATCGATGGGGACGTTTATCGCCCTTATCGGTGGGGTGCTGTCGCTGTTCCCGGCGGGCGGGCTGCTCATCGAGCGAACATCGACAGACAGGCTTCGCCGGGAGTACCCCGAAGGGAAGGGAATGACCGGCGGCAAGCGGTACGCGGCGTCGCTACTCGCCGCTGCCATTCCGATTGTGACCTACTTCCCGCTGCAGGACGCTGCACCGGCGATTATCGGCCTCAGCTGGCTGTTCCCACAGCAGATTAACAACGGTGTCATCGTCTGGGCACTGGGGAACGCGGTCATCACCGCGGTCCTGTTCGCAGTGTGGCATTACACGAGTAATGCGGACGACCCGTCGGTGTCGCTTGCGAACTACGGCCTCGATACGGGCGACGGCGCGCGGACGGTCGGCGTCTCGATTCTGGCCGGCGTCGCTACCGTTGCCGTGCTGTACCTGCTAGAAGCCGTCGTGGCGTTCCTGTTCCAGACGGACTTCCGCATCTGGGTGTTCGCGATCAAGCTTCTGTCGCCGGCACAGTTCCGCATCGGCCTCTCGTATCTCCTGCCGCTGTTTGCCTTCTTCGTCGTCCTCGGCGCGCTCCTGCACGGCCAGCTCCGTCCAGAAGGCGAGTCCCGGTCGCTCCGCCGTGCGATGGCGACGAACTGGCTTCTCGTCGTTGGCGGATTCGTCGTGCTGCTGGCGGTTCAGTACATCCCGCTGTTGACCGGCCAGCCGCTCCCGCTTGGCCACCCGCTGTTGACGATCTTGGCGCTGCAGTTCGTCGCCCTGCTCAGTATCGTGGCCTTCGTTAGCACCTACTTCTTCAGAAAGACGGGTCGTGTCTGGGTCGGCGCGACAATCAACGCTGTCCTCGTGACGTGGGTCATCGTCGCCGGGACGGCGACGCAGTTCCCAGTTTAG
- the cbiQ gene encoding cobalt ECF transporter T component CbiQ has product MSGRDLLDRTVAAIAASAQWFLLAEDLPDRDGFLQAVTPTVKLVGTATLVAVTVTQRTLTVVSALALLAAALAALSRVPVRTFLGRLTGPPAFALVVVAPQAVLMGGPSLGSLPLSAAGVDYVLTFAIRVTACVGFLSVLLLTTRFADLLGAFRRLRVPPIAVSLLGITYRYLLLFFAELERMVRARRSRTVAEPSLRRNWRDSGHFVGSFLVRSLERGERVQRAARARGGTGSTPTRHREPLGRADLVFGLGVTLAVVVVIA; this is encoded by the coding sequence ATGTCCGGCAGAGACCTGCTCGACCGGACCGTCGCGGCCATTGCGGCCAGCGCCCAGTGGTTCCTGCTCGCGGAGGACCTGCCGGACCGGGACGGGTTTCTTCAGGCCGTCACGCCGACGGTCAAACTCGTCGGCACCGCGACACTTGTGGCCGTTACCGTGACACAGCGGACGCTGACAGTCGTCAGCGCACTCGCTCTCCTCGCTGCGGCGCTGGCAGCCCTTTCCCGGGTCCCCGTCCGCACCTTTTTGGGTCGGCTGACCGGCCCGCCGGCGTTCGCGCTCGTCGTCGTCGCGCCACAGGCCGTCCTGATGGGTGGGCCCTCGTTGGGTTCGCTCCCGCTCTCGGCCGCCGGCGTCGACTACGTGCTCACGTTCGCCATCCGGGTGACCGCGTGCGTCGGCTTCCTGTCAGTGCTGTTGTTGACGACTCGCTTTGCCGACCTGCTGGGTGCGTTTCGTCGGCTCCGGGTCCCACCGATTGCCGTCTCGCTGCTCGGAATCACCTATCGCTATCTCCTCCTCTTTTTTGCCGAACTCGAACGTATGGTCCGGGCTCGGCGGAGCCGGACCGTCGCCGAGCCGAGTCTTCGCCGGAACTGGCGCGACTCGGGGCACTTCGTGGGCTCGTTTCTCGTCCGGAGTCTGGAACGCGGCGAGCGGGTCCAGCGGGCCGCTCGCGCTCGCGGCGGCACCGGTTCGACGCCGACACGGCATCGGGAACCGCTCGGGCGGGCCGATCTCGTCTTCGGACTGGGCGTCACACTGGCCGTCGTGGTGGTGATCGCGTGA
- a CDS encoding phosphopantetheine adenylyltransferase, translated as MADADRTAILGGTFTPIHNGHRALLHKAFQTASHDGRGDGHVIVGLTSSELATETRSDPAHAEQLGAYDNRHAALDSELDQLGESYTATYEILRLDDTQGPAATRADVDALVASPEAKAQRRAYELNQQRRDAGLHPLEIHTPPFVVAEDGTRISSTRIRNGEIDVHGRLLDESE; from the coding sequence ATGGCAGACGCGGACCGGACAGCGATTCTTGGCGGGACTTTCACACCGATTCACAACGGTCACCGGGCGCTACTACATAAAGCGTTTCAGACCGCGAGCCACGACGGGCGCGGCGACGGCCACGTCATCGTTGGTCTGACTAGCTCCGAACTGGCCACGGAGACGCGCAGCGACCCGGCACACGCCGAGCAGTTGGGTGCATACGACAACCGTCATGCCGCACTCGATTCCGAGTTAGACCAGTTAGGCGAGTCCTACACCGCCACCTACGAGATCCTCCGGTTAGACGACACGCAAGGACCGGCCGCGACACGGGCGGACGTGGATGCGCTCGTCGCTTCGCCGGAGGCGAAGGCACAGCGCCGCGCCTACGAACTCAATCAGCAGCGACGGGACGCGGGACTCCACCCACTAGAGATTCACACGCCGCCGTTCGTCGTCGCCGAAGACGGCACGCGAATCAGCAGCACCCGGATTCGGAACGGCGAGATCGACGTGCACGGCCGCCTGCTCGACGAGTCAGAATGA
- the cca gene encoding CCA tRNA nucleotidyltransferase → MSDEFDAVVGEVRARVSPTDDERAELQRVADAVMADAEAAIAGLPVDAEVVQVGSTARGTWTAGDRDVDVFVCFPPSLDRDELEEYGLTVGHEVLPEGQEEYAEHPYVVGEREGYAVDLVPCYAVADATEIQSAVDRTPFHTRYLQERLDDESAGEVRVAKQFLKGIGVYGSDLRTRGFSGYLTELLVLEYGGFRAFIEAVADWHPPVRLDPENHGRETFDDPLVVIDPTDPERNVAAVLSAANVATLQHYARDLLAEPRASLFTEDDPDPFAAADVEAAVSRRETTPVALRFAAPDIVDDQLWPQLRKSLAGLCSELDRRGFEVLRSATFVEDSTTDTESRAVGGAISGDDADPPAQRDAVLLLEFAVAERPAVERHEGPPIHVREHAGGFFQKYDNDAEVAGPFIDGDRYVVERPRSVTTAPEFLSSDAVFDVGLGPRIESALEDGYEVLVSTEIAALADGFGVDLAGYFDPKP, encoded by the coding sequence ATGAGTGATGAGTTCGACGCCGTCGTCGGGGAAGTGCGGGCACGGGTCTCGCCGACCGACGACGAACGAGCGGAGTTACAGCGAGTCGCCGATGCGGTGATGGCCGACGCCGAAGCGGCCATTGCCGGCCTGCCGGTCGACGCTGAGGTCGTACAGGTCGGGTCGACGGCGCGGGGCACGTGGACCGCTGGCGACCGGGACGTGGACGTGTTCGTCTGTTTTCCGCCGTCGCTCGACCGCGACGAATTGGAGGAGTACGGCCTGACGGTCGGTCACGAGGTTTTGCCCGAGGGGCAGGAGGAGTACGCCGAACACCCCTACGTCGTCGGTGAGCGCGAGGGCTACGCCGTGGATCTGGTGCCGTGCTACGCGGTCGCGGACGCCACGGAAATCCAGTCCGCAGTGGACCGGACGCCGTTTCACACCAGATATCTACAAGAGCGATTGGACGACGAGAGCGCGGGCGAGGTACGGGTGGCAAAGCAGTTCCTGAAAGGTATCGGCGTCTACGGGAGCGACCTCCGAACGCGCGGGTTCTCGGGCTATCTGACGGAACTACTGGTGCTTGAGTACGGCGGCTTCCGGGCGTTCATCGAAGCAGTCGCGGACTGGCACCCGCCGGTTCGGTTGGACCCCGAGAATCACGGGCGCGAGACGTTCGACGACCCGCTGGTCGTCATCGACCCGACGGACCCGGAGCGCAACGTCGCAGCGGTGCTGTCCGCCGCGAACGTCGCCACACTCCAGCACTACGCCCGGGATCTGCTCGCCGAGCCGCGAGCGTCGCTGTTCACCGAGGACGACCCTGACCCGTTCGCAGCGGCAGACGTCGAAGCCGCGGTGTCACGGCGGGAAACGACGCCAGTGGCGCTCCGTTTCGCCGCCCCGGATATCGTCGACGACCAGCTCTGGCCGCAGCTCCGGAAGTCCCTCGCCGGGCTCTGCAGCGAACTCGACCGACGAGGGTTCGAGGTCCTGCGGTCGGCCACGTTCGTCGAGGACAGTACTACAGACACCGAGAGCCGAGCCGTCGGCGGTGCGATATCTGGCGACGACGCCGACCCACCAGCACAGCGGGACGCCGTTTTGCTGCTCGAATTCGCCGTCGCCGAGCGGCCGGCCGTCGAGCGTCACGAGGGGCCGCCAATCCACGTCCGCGAGCACGCGGGGGGGTTTTTCCAGAAGTACGACAACGACGCCGAGGTGGCTGGTCCCTTTATCGACGGTGACCGCTACGTCGTCGAACGACCACGGTCGGTTACCACAGCGCCTGAATTCCTGTCAAGCGATGCCGTTTTCGACGTGGGACTGGGGCCGCGAATCGAGTCGGCACTGGAAGACGGGTACGAGGTACTGGTCAGCACAGAGATCGCAGCCCTTGCTGACGGTTTTGGCGTCGATCTAGCGGGCTACTTCGACCCGAAGCCCTGA
- a CDS encoding energy-coupling factor ABC transporter permease, translating to MHIPDGYIDLPLALLFGVLAVAVLSVAAKRVNGEISDARAPLLGVVAASIFAAQMLDWPIPGGTSAHFVGGAFAAILLGPHLGALCVATVVTIQALVFGDGGLVVLGANVFNMAVVEVYVGYGIYRLLVPYGEFRAAFAAGWLGITAGALTAALQLGLSSAFQYQLLTTLSIMGVGHLALGLIEGAITASVYRYLARARPDLRPNAAPEVSA from the coding sequence ATGCACATTCCCGACGGATACATCGATCTACCGCTCGCGCTGCTGTTCGGCGTGCTTGCAGTCGCTGTTCTGAGCGTCGCTGCGAAGCGCGTCAACGGCGAGATATCGGACGCGCGTGCACCGCTTCTGGGCGTCGTCGCGGCGAGCATCTTCGCCGCACAGATGCTCGATTGGCCGATCCCGGGCGGTACCAGCGCCCATTTTGTCGGGGGCGCATTCGCGGCGATTCTCCTCGGACCGCATTTGGGCGCGCTCTGTGTCGCGACCGTCGTCACGATTCAGGCGCTCGTCTTTGGCGACGGTGGGCTCGTGGTGCTTGGCGCGAACGTGTTCAACATGGCCGTCGTTGAGGTGTACGTCGGCTACGGCATCTACCGCCTCCTCGTCCCCTACGGCGAGTTCCGCGCTGCCTTCGCCGCTGGATGGCTGGGAATCACGGCCGGTGCGCTGACCGCCGCGCTCCAGCTCGGCCTCTCCTCGGCGTTCCAGTATCAGCTGCTGACGACGCTGTCGATAATGGGCGTCGGGCACCTCGCGCTGGGGCTGATTGAGGGAGCTATCACCGCTTCGGTCTATCGCTACCTCGCCCGCGCTCGCCCCGACCTCCGACCCAACGCCGCCCCGGAGGTGAGCGCGTGA
- a CDS encoding energy-coupling factor ABC transporter ATP-binding protein: protein MTTIEATDLRYAYPDGTLAVDGVDVTVERGDRVALLGPNGAGKSTLLELLGGLVDPDDGGVRYFGETTDADTVRSRMSVLTQNPADYLFNPTVREDLAYGPAQLDCDRAEVDRRVERVADRLDLGGLLSKPPFRLSGGEQRRAALASALTVEPDVLLLDEPVSNVDAANRKTILDLLDDLAADGVTLVVSTPDTELVPHVADRVLLLDDTGAIAAKGTTRDLLTDTDLLRNCDLRPPQVVRLFEGRTADVPLTVDEAAERLDTGGLDTVE, encoded by the coding sequence GTGACTACCATCGAGGCAACTGATCTCCGGTACGCATATCCTGACGGAACACTGGCCGTTGACGGTGTCGACGTAACTGTCGAACGCGGCGACCGCGTGGCGCTGCTCGGCCCGAACGGGGCCGGCAAGTCGACGCTGCTGGAGCTGTTGGGCGGCTTAGTCGACCCCGATGACGGGGGGGTCCGGTACTTCGGGGAGACGACCGATGCCGACACCGTCCGCAGTCGCATGAGCGTCCTTACGCAAAACCCCGCAGACTACCTGTTCAATCCGACCGTCCGCGAGGACCTCGCCTACGGGCCGGCGCAACTCGACTGCGACCGGGCGGAAGTCGACCGCCGCGTCGAGCGAGTCGCGGACCGTCTGGACCTCGGTGGCCTCCTATCGAAACCGCCGTTCCGCCTCAGCGGTGGCGAACAACGCCGGGCTGCACTCGCCAGCGCGCTTACCGTCGAGCCGGACGTGCTGTTGCTCGATGAACCGGTGAGCAACGTCGACGCCGCGAACAGGAAAACAATCCTCGACCTGCTCGACGACCTCGCGGCCGACGGCGTCACGCTCGTCGTCTCGACGCCGGACACCGAGCTCGTCCCCCACGTCGCAGACAGAGTGTTGCTACTCGATGATACTGGAGCGATTGCTGCAAAGGGGACCACCCGCGACCTCCTGACTGATACCGACCTGCTGAGGAACTGTGACCTGCGCCCGCCACAGGTCGTCAGACTGTTTGAAGGGAGAACGGCGGACGTGCCACTGACCGTCGACGAGGCTGCCGAACGACTGGACACAGGCGGTCTGGATACTGTGGAGTGA
- a CDS encoding histone: MSVELPFAPVDAVIRRNADGLRVSADAAEELARRIQDHGASLAVTAATEATTDGRKTLMPADFGIGQVPEKDGLELPVAPVDRIARLDIDDDYRVAMDARVALASILETYADDTAAAAATLARHADRRTIKAADVETYFELEQYY, translated from the coding sequence ATGAGTGTCGAGCTACCGTTCGCACCGGTGGATGCGGTCATTCGGCGGAACGCGGACGGACTCCGGGTGAGTGCCGACGCTGCGGAGGAACTGGCTCGTCGAATACAGGACCACGGCGCCTCGCTTGCCGTCACGGCAGCCACGGAGGCGACCACGGATGGCCGAAAAACGCTGATGCCGGCCGATTTCGGCATCGGGCAGGTCCCGGAGAAGGACGGCCTTGAACTCCCCGTCGCACCGGTCGACCGTATCGCACGGCTCGACATCGACGACGACTACCGCGTCGCAATGGACGCTCGCGTCGCCCTCGCGTCTATCCTCGAAACGTACGCCGACGACACGGCCGCTGCGGCCGCCACGTTGGCTCGTCACGCTGACCGCCGGACCATCAAGGCAGCTGACGTCGAAACGTACTTCGAACTCGAACAGTACTACTGA
- a CDS encoding histone deacetylase, whose protein sequence is MNFGYREVCLDHDTGPRHPESPDRLRAIRRALKENHGVEYVAADDADIDLVREVHDADYIEEFREFCDDGGGNWDADTVAVEETWNAALASAGLAVWAAEAALDGNTGRDTPFSLGRPPGHHAVGDDAMGFCFINNVAVAAQAALEADAERVAVFDWDVHHGNGTQDIFYDRSDVFYASIHEDGLYPGTGDVAETGTGDADGTNLNVKYKPGADTADYLAAIDECIAPAIEDYDPDLLLISAGFDAHEHDPISRMRVSTEGYGAMTDRMRSLTDTCDAALGIVLEGGYGLDTLSDSVTTVHEVFDGYQPMEPDDDVSDDARDVLDDLADQGFGSK, encoded by the coding sequence ATGAACTTCGGCTACCGCGAGGTCTGTCTGGACCACGACACCGGGCCGCGACATCCGGAGAGTCCTGACAGACTTCGAGCGATACGGCGCGCGCTCAAGGAGAACCACGGTGTAGAGTACGTCGCTGCCGACGACGCCGACATTGACCTCGTGCGTGAGGTCCATGACGCCGACTACATCGAGGAGTTCCGCGAGTTCTGTGACGACGGCGGCGGGAACTGGGACGCCGACACCGTCGCGGTCGAAGAGACATGGAACGCCGCGCTCGCGTCAGCCGGTCTCGCCGTCTGGGCAGCGGAAGCCGCGCTTGACGGCAACACTGGCCGCGACACACCGTTCTCCCTTGGCCGACCGCCCGGCCATCACGCCGTCGGCGACGACGCGATGGGCTTTTGCTTCATCAACAACGTGGCTGTGGCCGCACAGGCGGCCCTCGAAGCCGACGCCGAGCGCGTCGCTGTCTTCGACTGGGACGTCCACCACGGGAACGGCACACAGGACATCTTCTATGACCGTTCGGACGTGTTCTACGCCTCGATACACGAGGACGGGCTCTACCCCGGTACCGGCGATGTCGCGGAGACCGGCACGGGCGACGCCGACGGCACGAACCTCAACGTCAAGTACAAACCCGGTGCTGACACCGCCGACTATCTCGCTGCAATCGACGAATGCATCGCACCGGCAATTGAAGACTACGACCCTGATCTGTTGCTCATCAGCGCCGGCTTCGACGCGCACGAACACGACCCGATTTCACGGATGCGCGTCTCTACCGAAGGATACGGTGCGATGACGGACCGCATGCGCTCGCTCACAGACACCTGTGACGCCGCGCTGGGGATTGTTCTTGAAGGCGGTTACGGACTTGATACGCTCTCAGACTCCGTCACAACCGTTCACGAAGTGTTTGACGGCTACCAACCGATGGAACCGGACGATGACGTCAGCGACGACGCCCGCGATGTTCTCGATGACCTCGCCGATCAGGGCTTCGGGTCGAAGTAG
- a CDS encoding PDGLE domain-containing protein, translated as MVWERPDWLPHALAALLVLTLLTPVFGWAAGQVGYAEPLENAAETTGATDHATAVGTALFPDYGVPGLGGAPGTFVSAVVGTALTLLVGAAIGRALGTDTETRQ; from the coding sequence ATGGTCTGGGAACGCCCCGACTGGCTGCCCCACGCGCTCGCCGCGTTGCTGGTCCTGACGCTGCTCACACCGGTGTTCGGGTGGGCGGCTGGTCAGGTCGGCTACGCCGAACCGCTCGAGAACGCCGCCGAGACGACCGGTGCGACGGACCACGCCACTGCTGTCGGCACCGCGCTGTTCCCGGACTACGGCGTCCCCGGACTCGGTGGCGCACCCGGAACGTTCGTGTCGGCTGTCGTCGGGACCGCGCTGACGCTCCTCGTCGGCGCTGCCATCGGTCGCGCGCTCGGGACGGATACTGAGACGCGGCAGTAA
- a CDS encoding ring-cleaving dioxygenase — MTEATPTPGIHHVTCIASDPQQNMDFWVETLGLRLVKRSINQDDPSTYHFFFADAEGNPGTSMTFFPWEDHAQGKVGSGQVSRTAFRVPEGSLDYWEDRFDEYGVDYDDRVERFGETVLPFRDPDGLPVELVEVEIPDDDPTEPWTEFVPEDAAIRGFHSVTLWLADPEPTEDLLRKMGFEEVDTEQAQGDTPGDERTRFAAPGSVGKYVDVLPTIEGGRQGHGTVHHVAFQTPTDEDQQSMREAVRSAGLRPTSQIDRHWFRSVYFREFGGVLFELATSGPGYTSDEPLDDLGGRLVLPGKFEGRREEIEAGLTDVTIPRPETAEADD; from the coding sequence ATGACCGAAGCCACCCCCACGCCGGGCATCCACCACGTCACATGCATCGCGAGTGACCCACAGCAGAACATGGACTTCTGGGTTGAAACGCTCGGCCTCAGGCTCGTCAAGCGCTCGATCAATCAGGACGACCCGAGCACGTATCATTTCTTCTTCGCCGACGCCGAGGGGAACCCGGGAACGAGCATGACGTTCTTCCCGTGGGAGGATCACGCACAGGGGAAGGTCGGTTCCGGACAGGTCTCACGTACCGCGTTCCGCGTGCCCGAGGGGAGCCTCGACTACTGGGAGGATCGCTTCGACGAGTACGGTGTCGATTACGACGACCGTGTCGAGCGGTTCGGCGAGACAGTCCTCCCGTTCCGCGACCCGGACGGACTCCCGGTCGAACTGGTCGAGGTCGAGATTCCCGACGACGACCCGACCGAGCCGTGGACGGAGTTCGTCCCCGAAGACGCTGCGATCCGGGGCTTTCACTCCGTGACGCTGTGGCTGGCTGACCCCGAACCAACGGAGGACCTGCTCCGAAAGATGGGGTTCGAGGAGGTCGACACCGAACAGGCACAGGGCGATACTCCCGGCGACGAACGAACCCGCTTTGCCGCGCCCGGGTCAGTCGGGAAGTACGTCGACGTGTTGCCGACCATCGAGGGCGGTCGTCAGGGCCACGGCACGGTCCACCACGTCGCCTTCCAGACGCCGACCGACGAGGACCAGCAGTCCATGCGCGAGGCCGTCCGCAGTGCGGGGCTGCGCCCCACCTCACAGATCGACCGCCACTGGTTCCGGTCGGTCTACTTCCGGGAGTTTGGCGGCGTGCTGTTCGAACTCGCCACGAGCGGCCCGGGCTATACCAGCGACGAACCGCTTGACGACCTCGGTGGCCGGCTGGTGTTGCCCGGAAAGTTCGAGGGCCGACGCGAGGAAATCGAAGCCGGACTCACGGACGTGACGATACCCCGGCCAGAGACAGCCGAAGCCGACGACTAA
- the nikR gene encoding nickel-responsive transcriptional regulator NikR, translating into MSEDLDRISLTLPSSMVDRLDGIVDEWEYASRSEAIRDSLRDFFATYEWESGDEQHHHGTIVIVHDHHVSGIADELQTVQHEMADIITSVQHIHLSHDTCMETLVVEGVGGKITELANRLRAIGGVQQVKVVVVDE; encoded by the coding sequence ATGAGTGAGGATCTCGACCGGATCAGCCTGACACTCCCGTCGTCGATGGTCGACCGACTCGATGGCATCGTCGACGAATGGGAATACGCGAGCCGGTCGGAAGCAATCCGTGACTCGCTGCGTGACTTCTTCGCGACATACGAGTGGGAGTCCGGTGACGAGCAACACCACCACGGGACCATCGTCATCGTCCACGACCACCATGTATCAGGCATCGCCGACGAACTCCAGACGGTCCAACACGAAATGGCCGACATCATCACCTCTGTCCAGCACATCCATCTCTCCCACGACACCTGTATGGAAACGCTAGTCGTCGAGGGCGTGGGCGGCAAAATCACGGAACTGGCCAACCGACTCCGGGCGATTGGTGGCGTCCAGCAGGTCAAGGTCGTCGTTGTCGACGAGTAA